A genomic stretch from Desulfotignum balticum DSM 7044 includes:
- a CDS encoding cold-shock protein, with protein MANGTVKWFNDAKGFGFIEQEDGGKDVFVHHSGINAMGFKSLNEGDRVSFDISEGQRGPAATNVTVV; from the coding sequence ATGGCCAATGGTACAGTAAAATGGTTTAACGACGCAAAAGGGTTTGGATTTATTGAGCAGGAAGACGGTGGGAAAGATGTGTTCGTGCATCACTCAGGCATTAATGCCATGGGTTTCAAATCCCTCAACGAGGGCGACCGGGTTTCCTTTGACATTTCTGAAGGCCAGCGTGGACCCGCTGCGACGAATGTAACTGTGGTGTAA
- a CDS encoding ABC transporter substrate-binding protein has translation MKKKLFASFILALAVIAVTWTCAAAGDSRWSKIEQSGSITVGNCPEYPPFSFRNTSGLVEGFDSDFARALGNALGVDVVIKDTAWEGLVAGMKKGDHDIIISCMSPEEATQASDSVNMSNPYYQLSEIIVTRSDVTDITTKEDLAGRIVGVQANSTSEVAGDSLADMDIKVKDLRRYNRNSEALIDLKNKRVDAVVVGFAYAATKIKDSPDLKIINDPVRSVDIVVVLDHGEDELTEKINQAIDTVKSNGDFDRIHDKWLAL, from the coding sequence ATGAAGAAAAAACTGTTCGCCTCATTTATCCTGGCCCTGGCCGTCATTGCTGTCACCTGGACCTGTGCCGCTGCCGGAGACAGCCGATGGTCGAAAATCGAACAAAGCGGCAGCATCACCGTGGGCAACTGCCCGGAATACCCGCCGTTTTCATTCAGGAACACCAGCGGCCTAGTGGAGGGATTTGACTCTGATTTTGCCCGGGCACTGGGAAATGCTCTGGGGGTTGACGTGGTCATAAAGGATACAGCCTGGGAAGGCCTGGTGGCCGGCATGAAAAAAGGGGACCATGACATCATCATTTCCTGCATGTCCCCGGAAGAAGCCACCCAGGCATCCGACAGCGTGAACATGAGCAATCCCTACTACCAGCTCAGTGAAATCATCGTCACCCGGTCCGATGTCACGGACATCACCACCAAGGAAGACCTGGCCGGCAGAATCGTGGGAGTCCAGGCCAACAGCACCAGCGAAGTGGCCGGCGACAGTCTGGCGGACATGGACATCAAGGTCAAGGATCTGCGGCGGTACAACCGCAACTCCGAAGCACTCATCGACCTGAAGAACAAGCGGGTGGACGCCGTGGTGGTGGGATTTGCCTATGCCGCCACCAAGATCAAGGACAGCCCGGACCTGAAAATCATCAATGACCCGGTGCGCTCCGTGGACATTGTGGTGGTCCTGGACCACGGCGAGGATGAACTGACCGAAAAGATCAATCAGGCCATTGACACGGTGAAGTCCAATGGAGACTTTGACCGTATCCATGACAAATGGCTGGCCCTGTAA
- a CDS encoding ABC transporter substrate-binding protein, producing the protein MMRLRFFFEWFVCLGILLTAAPDIYASENSDSFRSVTDQRGVSVKVPMKIERVVTICDGLVESVMTALGVQNSIVGLGSACIPKHWEYTYPTVAGESYDYTDGMNTVTFLNPFFMDLPLVAQSGTGINYETLASLNPDVVFLRAGSCTLSANDESTHKTIRMIESLGIPLVVLFGPNMTKNPKMDSISEEIRIIGRALGNEQKATALAEYLEKQVRFVMDRTREIPEDQKPSVLLFGLSPKSREAGGTGHVRGLNTIDSWLVETVVNARNAFRTKGSWNILGTEQVLAIDPDVIVLITAWGYHPPRELYEAPYYQNLKDLRAVKNRRVTALPWTPCNCDKRVEYPIDVMIIAKAAYPEKFADVDLNVWLLDFYQNVYGVDPNTAAQLRAVQWMNWVTEKPPH; encoded by the coding sequence ATGATGCGTTTACGGTTTTTTTTTGAATGGTTTGTTTGTCTGGGAATTCTTCTGACAGCCGCACCTGATATATACGCTTCGGAAAATTCCGATTCTTTTCGTTCCGTAACCGACCAACGGGGCGTATCCGTCAAGGTACCCATGAAAATTGAACGGGTGGTGACCATATGCGATGGCCTTGTGGAATCAGTCATGACTGCTCTCGGGGTTCAGAATTCAATCGTCGGATTGGGATCCGCGTGCATTCCCAAACACTGGGAATACACCTATCCAACGGTGGCCGGGGAATCGTATGACTATACAGACGGTATGAACACTGTTACCTTCCTGAACCCGTTTTTCATGGACCTGCCTTTGGTGGCGCAATCGGGTACCGGCATTAACTATGAAACCCTTGCTTCCCTCAATCCGGATGTCGTGTTTTTAAGGGCAGGCTCCTGCACCCTCAGTGCCAATGATGAAAGCACACACAAAACAATCCGCATGATCGAGTCTTTAGGAATACCGCTTGTGGTTCTTTTCGGGCCGAATATGACAAAAAATCCGAAAATGGATAGTATTTCGGAAGAAATTAGAATTATCGGAAGGGCCCTCGGAAACGAACAGAAGGCAACGGCCCTGGCCGAATACCTGGAGAAGCAAGTCCGGTTTGTCATGGATCGTACCAGAGAAATTCCCGAGGATCAGAAACCTTCCGTGCTGCTTTTCGGGCTTTCCCCCAAATCCAGGGAAGCCGGCGGAACAGGACACGTGAGAGGTTTGAACACCATTGACTCGTGGCTTGTGGAAACCGTGGTGAATGCCCGGAATGCTTTCCGAACAAAAGGTTCCTGGAATATCCTGGGTACCGAACAGGTTCTGGCGATCGATCCCGATGTGATCGTCCTGATTACCGCCTGGGGTTATCATCCTCCCCGTGAACTTTATGAAGCCCCCTATTATCAGAATCTGAAAGATCTCAGGGCAGTCAAAAACCGGCGGGTTACCGCCCTGCCCTGGACCCCCTGCAATTGCGACAAACGGGTGGAATACCCGATTGATGTGATGATAATTGCCAAGGCCGCATATCCTGAAAAATTTGCCGATGTGGACCTGAATGTATGGCTGCTTGACTTTTATCAAAATGTTTATGGGGTGGACCCAAACACTGCAGCGCAGCTTCGGGCGGTTCAGTGGATGAACTGGGTAACCGAAAAACCACCCCATTGA
- a CDS encoding SAM-dependent methyltransferase: MKKGKLFVIGTGPGGPDQTTLEALRCIEMADIILCPEETKKHFASYIDKKPVFCNPWKGLFDYKGKPWRELVHSDPSLIESFKKERIRIREEIVGYVKEKMANGKNVALLENGDPCLFGPSHWFIEGFEVDEVDILPGVGTFSAAMAALKKSSIPAYDTRFVLQTSPLFLTENDQDNDIFEDLSRYPATMVFYMALWNLENLIKRLTDHYPENLPVAVIYHLGHDEKQNIVQGTLKNITEKVQGIKEDFAGLIIVGKCLEGAGYRSKTENLVRI, translated from the coding sequence ATGAAAAAAGGCAAACTCTTTGTTATCGGCACGGGCCCCGGCGGCCCGGATCAAACCACACTCGAAGCTTTGCGGTGCATTGAAATGGCGGATATTATCCTTTGTCCTGAGGAAACCAAAAAGCATTTTGCATCTTATATTGACAAAAAACCGGTGTTCTGCAATCCATGGAAAGGCCTTTTCGATTACAAAGGCAAACCCTGGCGAGAGCTGGTGCATTCAGACCCGTCGCTCATCGAAAGTTTTAAAAAGGAAAGAATCCGCATCAGAGAAGAGATTGTCGGATACGTCAAGGAAAAGATGGCCAATGGTAAAAATGTGGCCCTTCTCGAAAACGGAGATCCCTGTTTGTTCGGTCCGTCCCACTGGTTCATCGAGGGGTTTGAGGTAGATGAAGTGGATATCCTTCCCGGCGTAGGAACCTTTTCAGCGGCCATGGCCGCATTGAAAAAATCGAGCATTCCTGCGTACGATACCCGCTTTGTCCTGCAAACCTCGCCGTTATTTCTCACGGAAAATGATCAGGATAACGATATTTTCGAAGATTTGTCCAGGTATCCCGCCACCATGGTGTTTTATATGGCCTTATGGAATCTGGAAAACCTGATCAAACGGTTGACAGATCATTATCCTGAAAATCTTCCCGTTGCGGTCATATACCATCTCGGTCATGATGAAAAACAAAACATTGTTCAAGGAACACTGAAAAACATCACCGAAAAAGTTCAGGGTATCAAAGAGGATTTTGCCGGTCTCATCATTGTTGGAAAATGTCTTGAAGGAGCCGGATACCGGAGTAAAACGGAAAATCTGGTTCGGATTTGA
- a CDS encoding TonB-dependent receptor, PCPU motif-type, with protein sequence MLTGFLSKVLSTLRLKIISALSGFLLVFLWGNILSAETGKETNQVYQLSPITVMAPQQGVEINVDKTIINMDDFRKAGTVRNLTDVLKEIGAVDVQRINPLISSPGDEVSIRGLNEGRLVIQIDGRRINHTGHNGRYIVDWSTLNMDDIERIEIIRGGHSVLHPFAIGGVINLITKKGQKTEDPKPDFSISGGYGSFETSHFRASVDGGAGNFLGYHLSASSQETDGYLRNNFQENKNINGHLTFFLPSDATLKLGAKFSDVTYGFPVVNDPSRGDYDAGYPTFLGTADQLRHLPSTLQFPGDPKPRWDKETHYLDAIFEIPFGPGTFSVHGFQTEGKRDTYYYRGTDFIEDFIDDRSRGFIAEYRDVNLFDRHSFTFGAEYQELGQPSGIRNIYIVRSLYVQDVIKLGDRWKITPGVRYYSLDKDTYFAWFESGGTSPAFPTTGKKETDKDWFPSLKIDFQANDTTALYAAVSRSYRLPCPUDYYWWARCANESNPTLDPETALEYELGIIKDYGPLSARAAVFYYDIKDFINDNGITAPGSGLGSNCLYNTDNVRLYGGELELALKLGDRFRATAAYLYQENSVSDTAYDKDYTYYLPDLLPRHKIKLLSQYQVWNDGWLIASARYVGKREAQKGETLGDYATLDAGFEQGMTIGGLLYNLKLSCSNITGTNYQEQAGYSMPRQVFAVEMGLKF encoded by the coding sequence ATGCTAACCGGATTTCTATCAAAAGTGCTTTCCACATTGAGATTGAAAATTATTTCAGCCCTTTCGGGTTTTCTGCTGGTCTTTCTTTGGGGGAATATTTTGTCTGCGGAAACCGGCAAAGAGACTAATCAAGTGTACCAGCTTTCACCCATCACGGTTATGGCTCCTCAGCAAGGAGTTGAAATCAACGTGGACAAAACCATTATAAACATGGATGATTTCCGGAAAGCCGGAACGGTCCGCAATCTGACGGATGTGCTCAAGGAAATCGGAGCCGTTGATGTTCAAAGAATCAATCCCCTGATTTCAAGTCCCGGAGATGAGGTTTCCATCCGGGGACTCAACGAAGGCCGTCTGGTCATTCAGATAGACGGGCGCCGCATCAATCACACCGGCCATAACGGACGTTACATTGTGGATTGGTCAACCTTGAACATGGATGACATCGAGCGGATTGAGATTATTCGGGGAGGACATTCGGTACTGCATCCATTCGCCATTGGCGGTGTCATCAACCTGATCACCAAAAAAGGACAGAAAACCGAAGATCCAAAACCTGATTTTTCCATTAGTGGCGGCTACGGATCTTTTGAAACCAGCCATTTCAGAGCATCCGTTGATGGCGGTGCAGGAAACTTTCTCGGCTATCATCTCTCGGCCAGCAGCCAGGAAACGGACGGATATCTGAGAAACAATTTCCAGGAAAACAAGAATATCAACGGGCATCTTACCTTCTTTCTGCCTTCGGATGCAACACTGAAATTAGGCGCCAAATTCAGTGATGTCACATACGGATTTCCCGTGGTCAACGACCCATCGCGCGGGGACTATGATGCGGGTTATCCGACATTTTTGGGAACTGCGGATCAGTTAAGGCATCTTCCCTCCACCCTGCAGTTTCCCGGTGATCCCAAGCCACGCTGGGATAAGGAGACCCATTACCTGGATGCCATTTTCGAGATTCCCTTCGGACCTGGCACCTTTAGTGTGCATGGATTTCAAACCGAAGGCAAAAGAGATACATATTACTACCGGGGTACAGACTTTATCGAGGACTTCATTGATGACCGGAGCCGGGGTTTTATTGCCGAATACAGAGATGTGAATCTTTTTGACCGTCACAGCTTTACATTCGGTGCTGAATATCAGGAACTGGGGCAACCCAGCGGAATTCGAAATATTTATATCGTCAGATCCCTTTATGTCCAGGATGTCATCAAATTGGGAGACCGATGGAAAATCACGCCGGGCGTTCGTTATTATTCTCTTGATAAGGACACTTACTTTGCATGGTTTGAATCAGGAGGTACAAGCCCGGCTTTTCCCACCACCGGTAAAAAAGAAACCGACAAAGACTGGTTTCCCAGCCTGAAAATCGATTTTCAGGCCAACGATACCACCGCTCTTTACGCTGCGGTCAGTCGATCCTATCGGCTGCCGTGTCCCTGAGATTACTACTGGTGGGCGCGTTGCGCCAACGAGAGCAATCCGACGCTGGACCCTGAAACTGCATTGGAATATGAATTGGGAATCATTAAGGATTATGGTCCTTTGTCCGCAAGGGCCGCTGTTTTTTATTACGATATCAAAGATTTTATCAATGACAATGGGATTACCGCTCCGGGGAGCGGCCTGGGCAGCAACTGCCTTTACAATACGGATAACGTGCGTCTGTATGGTGGTGAACTGGAACTGGCATTGAAATTAGGGGATCGCTTCCGGGCAACTGCCGCTTATCTCTACCAGGAAAACTCGGTGAGCGATACGGCTTATGACAAGGATTACACATATTACCTGCCTGATTTACTTCCCAGGCACAAAATCAAGCTGCTCAGCCAATATCAGGTTTGGAACGATGGCTGGCTTATAGCAAGTGCCCGCTATGTTGGCAAAAGAGAAGCCCAGAAAGGGGAAACTTTGGGAGATTACGCCACCCTGGATGCGGGGTTCGAACAGGGGATGACAATTGGAGGACTTCTTTACAACCTGAAGTTATCCTGCAGCAACATAACCGGTACCAATTACCAGGAACAGGCCGGTTACAGCATGCCGCGCCAGGTGTTTGCAGTCGAAATGGGGTTGAAGTTTTAA
- a CDS encoding ABC transporter ATP-binding protein, with product MLQVHNLHFGYGKTPILNGVSFEAAPGQLLGLFGPNGSGKTTLFKCCLKFLKYNSGMVIMDDMDIQKASVAQMARHAAYVPQEHKPPFPYLVREVVLMGRTPHLGGIFGISKRDKAIALEALHMLDIRNLADRAYNRLSGGQRQMVLIARAIAQETKLLFLDEPTSALDFSNQIRIWKMLRRITAQGITVIACSHDPNHVIWFCHKVVVLDGKGIVIQGTTDEVMTEKVLNGIYHEICTTKEVDGIRMVVPRGIT from the coding sequence ATGCTGCAGGTACATAATCTTCATTTTGGCTATGGAAAAACGCCGATACTGAACGGGGTTTCCTTCGAGGCAGCCCCGGGTCAACTCCTCGGACTTTTTGGCCCCAACGGATCAGGAAAAACCACCTTGTTTAAATGTTGTCTCAAGTTTCTGAAATACAACTCCGGGATGGTTATCATGGACGACATGGATATTCAAAAAGCCAGTGTGGCACAAATGGCAAGGCACGCAGCCTATGTCCCCCAGGAACACAAACCGCCGTTTCCCTATCTGGTCCGGGAAGTGGTTCTGATGGGGAGGACCCCTCATCTTGGGGGAATATTCGGAATCAGCAAACGAGACAAGGCCATTGCCCTGGAAGCCCTGCACATGCTGGATATCCGTAATCTTGCCGATCGTGCCTACAATCGTTTATCCGGAGGACAGCGGCAGATGGTGCTTATTGCCAGGGCCATCGCCCAGGAAACCAAGCTTCTTTTTCTGGATGAGCCCACCTCGGCTCTCGATTTCAGCAACCAGATCAGGATCTGGAAAATGCTGCGACGTATCACCGCACAGGGAATCACAGTGATCGCCTGCAGTCATGATCCCAATCATGTGATCTGGTTTTGCCACAAAGTGGTTGTGCTTGATGGCAAAGGCATTGTTATTCAAGGTACAACAGATGAAGTCATGACGGAAAAGGTTTTAAACGGTATTTACCACGAAATATGCACCACAAAAGAAGTAGACGGAATAAGGATGGTGGTGCCCAGGGGAATTACCTGA
- a CDS encoding TonB-dependent receptor domain-containing protein produces MIDTPEWTLKSGLIYILGDFELIPMVRYMGSRYGDAEHNEKIDDYVVADLKMGYTFNHLCFIDKLKLSLELTNLFDHEYVSVINAMDDSRAGNTSYYVDAPFTAMMTASFAF; encoded by the coding sequence GTGATCGATACCCCTGAATGGACCCTGAAATCCGGGTTGATATACATCCTGGGGGATTTTGAACTGATTCCCATGGTCCGCTACATGGGCAGCCGGTATGGGGATGCCGAACACAATGAAAAGATCGATGACTATGTGGTGGCGGATTTGAAAATGGGGTATACCTTCAACCACTTGTGTTTTATCGATAAACTCAAGCTGTCGCTCGAACTGACCAATCTGTTTGATCATGAATATGTGTCCGTGATCAATGCCATGGACGACAGCCGGGCCGGAAACACCAGCTATTATGTAGACGCCCCTTTTACGGCAATGATGACCGCGTCGTTTGCTTTTTAA
- a CDS encoding ribbon-helix-helix protein, CopG family, translated as MSRLTITLDDDLHQALKETAARQGRSIGKIIEESLVLRGIKSMSHARQLVEQARIRGECSDDEATRLAVEETRDLRTR; from the coding sequence ATGAGCCGGCTTACCATCACCCTGGATGACGATTTGCACCAGGCACTTAAAGAAACGGCTGCTCGCCAGGGACGCAGCATCGGGAAAATTATTGAGGAAAGCCTTGTTTTGCGGGGTATTAAATCGATGTCCCACGCAAGGCAACTGGTGGAACAGGCCCGGATCAGGGGCGAGTGCAGTGATGACGAAGCAACCCGCCTTGCCGTTGAAGAAACCCGCGACCTTCGCACTCGATGA
- a CDS encoding CD3072 family TudS-related putative desulfidase, with amino-acid sequence MKRGKKIIFVSHCLLNVNVKVMGLAAHPGAVKELVCFLMDHDTAMVQLPCPESEILGLCRWGHVKDQLAYPFFKNRCRHLLAPFIRQIHMYKENGYLLKGVIGIDGSPSCGVHKTCRSNQWSGDFLDKEDTWKKIQTLEWQADPGIFIEIFQALLMENNLPLDFFAVDESEIDMSLSSLFKTLSPVLKR; translated from the coding sequence ATGAAACGGGGGAAAAAAATCATTTTTGTGTCCCATTGCCTGTTGAATGTCAATGTCAAGGTGATGGGCCTAGCCGCCCACCCGGGTGCGGTCAAGGAACTGGTCTGTTTTCTGATGGACCATGACACCGCCATGGTGCAGCTTCCCTGCCCTGAATCTGAAATCCTGGGCCTGTGCCGATGGGGCCATGTGAAAGACCAGCTGGCCTATCCTTTTTTTAAAAACCGCTGCCGGCATCTGCTGGCCCCGTTCATCCGCCAGATACACATGTACAAGGAAAACGGATATCTTCTCAAAGGGGTTATCGGAATAGACGGCAGCCCCAGTTGCGGGGTACATAAAACCTGCCGGTCAAATCAGTGGTCCGGTGATTTTCTGGACAAGGAAGACACCTGGAAAAAAATTCAGACCCTGGAATGGCAGGCTGACCCCGGTATTTTCATAGAAATTTTTCAGGCCCTGCTGATGGAAAACAATCTGCCCTTGGATTTTTTCGCCGTGGATGAATCCGAGATCGACATGTCACTTTCCAGTCTGTTCAAGACACTGTCCCCGGTGTTAAAACGGTAA
- a CDS encoding class I SAM-dependent methyltransferase encodes MTSRSDFFDQRAENWEQAHYPGPVRERLQKLIQTFGVTPGETILDVGTGPGILIPYLEPLAGISGRVFAFDLSFPMVGQARRKTRADNDLVVQANVLEIPFGTGIFHRVICFAAFPHFEDPAIALQEMGRVLKPGGYLVIAHLMSRRELAAHHASHTGVEKDLLPHARQMAGLFLAAGFQEPEIKDMPGRYTAVARK; translated from the coding sequence ATGACATCCAGATCCGATTTTTTTGATCAAAGGGCTGAAAACTGGGAACAGGCCCATTACCCCGGACCGGTGCGGGAACGGCTGCAGAAACTGATCCAGACCTTCGGGGTGACCCCAGGAGAGACCATACTGGATGTGGGCACAGGACCGGGCATCCTGATTCCCTACCTGGAGCCCCTGGCCGGCATTTCCGGACGGGTGTTCGCTTTTGATCTGTCGTTTCCCATGGTGGGACAGGCCCGCCGGAAAACCCGGGCGGACAATGATCTGGTCGTCCAGGCGAATGTCCTTGAGATACCTTTCGGCACAGGGATATTTCACCGGGTGATCTGTTTTGCCGCATTTCCGCATTTTGAGGACCCGGCCATTGCCCTGCAGGAGATGGGCCGGGTCCTCAAACCCGGGGGATACCTGGTCATCGCCCATTTGATGAGCCGCCGGGAGCTGGCGGCGCATCATGCATCCCATACCGGCGTAGAAAAAGATCTTCTGCCCCATGCAAGACAGATGGCCGGCCTGTTTCTGGCGGCGGGGTTTCAAGAACCGGAAATAAAAGATATGCCCGGGCGGTATACAGCCGTGGCACGAAAATAA
- a CDS encoding FecCD family ABC transporter permease — protein MELEKNTSDETPSRLTRAKSEFIYVFQREKDIEEEKDAEVFSEKWKMLLLFSLVALLFLTAALSMTMGAYKITIADVYQVLSAHLNPYQISDQLNPLQKTIVWDLRFPRILLAMAIGIGLATAGAVFQGCFRNPLVEPYILGVSSGAAFGAALGIVFPAFYFSVQISAFLFGMIAVMGTYSLGRIRGETPVITLILAGVIIGSVFSALVSILKYVAHDTALREIVFWLMGGFYYTTWKDVLIVSPVVLICFVLQWSLGWKLNILSMGDEEARALGIHPERYKLILIIMATLCTAVSVSTVGIIAWVGLMMPHAARMVLGPDNRFVIPAAAMLGGVYLLVCDTLARTLTTAEIPIGILTSILGAPYLFYLLRSKGHTAFGG, from the coding sequence ATGGAACTTGAAAAAAACACCTCTGATGAAACACCCAGTCGTCTCACTCGAGCAAAAAGCGAATTTATCTATGTTTTTCAACGGGAAAAAGACATTGAGGAGGAAAAGGATGCGGAAGTTTTCTCCGAAAAATGGAAAATGCTGCTTTTGTTTTCGTTAGTTGCTCTTCTTTTTTTGACGGCTGCTCTGTCCATGACCATGGGCGCCTATAAAATAACCATTGCCGACGTTTACCAGGTGTTATCGGCTCACCTGAACCCTTATCAGATTTCAGATCAGTTGAATCCATTACAAAAAACCATAGTCTGGGATTTACGTTTTCCAAGAATACTCCTGGCCATGGCCATCGGCATCGGCCTTGCCACGGCAGGGGCTGTTTTTCAGGGGTGTTTCCGAAATCCTCTGGTGGAGCCTTACATTCTTGGCGTTTCTTCCGGAGCCGCCTTCGGGGCCGCTTTGGGAATAGTTTTCCCCGCCTTTTATTTCTCTGTCCAGATTTCGGCTTTCCTCTTCGGGATGATCGCTGTCATGGGAACCTACAGCCTGGGAAGAATAAGGGGAGAAACACCCGTCATCACCTTGATTCTTGCCGGGGTTATCATCGGTTCCGTATTTTCCGCACTGGTGTCCATTCTGAAATACGTGGCCCATGACACGGCTTTGCGGGAAATCGTGTTCTGGCTTATGGGAGGATTTTATTACACCACATGGAAAGATGTACTTATCGTTTCACCCGTTGTTCTTATCTGTTTTGTTCTGCAATGGTCCCTTGGCTGGAAACTGAACATTTTGTCCATGGGAGATGAAGAAGCCCGTGCGCTCGGAATACATCCCGAACGGTACAAATTGATTCTTATCATTATGGCCACCCTGTGCACCGCTGTTTCCGTTTCCACAGTCGGTATTATCGCCTGGGTCGGATTGATGATGCCCCATGCCGCAAGAATGGTTCTGGGCCCGGATAACCGGTTCGTCATTCCGGCTGCAGCCATGCTTGGCGGCGTTTATCTGCTTGTCTGTGATACCCTGGCCAGGACCCTCACCACCGCTGAAATTCCCATAGGCATACTGACTTCTATCCTTGGGGCTCCTTATCTGTTTTATCTTTTACGATCAAAAGGCCATACGGCTTTTGGAGGTTAA
- a CDS encoding PIN domain-containing protein — MKCQVVIVCQYRIRGVQKEVQVLIDEKTGFNFHSLDNRTSDTATKLLKTYRLSHGLLIADALIAATAIVNGIQLISKNQKDYRFIEQLELLEYPSSIL; from the coding sequence TTGAAATGTCAGGTCGTCATCGTATGCCAATACCGCATACGTGGGGTTCAGAAAGAAGTTCAGGTGCTCATTGACGAAAAAACTGGTTTCAATTTCCATAGTCTGGACAATCGAACTTCTGATACTGCAACAAAGCTGCTGAAAACGTATCGGCTGAGTCATGGGCTGCTGATAGCCGATGCCTTGATTGCTGCAACAGCCATTGTCAACGGCATCCAACTGATTTCGAAAAACCAGAAAGATTACAGGTTCATTGAACAATTGGAACTCCTGGAATACCCTTCTTCAATTTTATGA
- a CDS encoding putative toxin-antitoxin system toxin component, PIN family — MIIDTDVVAAGLITSRPDSPTAQILDGMINGRLVFLLSPALLDEYRQILLRPKLVRRHGLTEPEVVQILTEITANAIWRDPPADTDHLSPDLQDSHLWALLASEPAAVLITGDHLLIEKPRPRRSVISPAAWLAHFAGRPPDSGGA, encoded by the coding sequence TTGATTATTGATACCGATGTGGTCGCAGCCGGACTCATCACTTCCCGGCCGGACAGTCCCACGGCACAGATTCTGGACGGCATGATCAATGGCAGGCTGGTTTTTCTTTTGTCTCCGGCGCTGCTCGATGAATACCGACAGATATTGCTGAGACCCAAACTGGTCCGGCGTCATGGTCTGACAGAACCGGAGGTCGTGCAGATTCTGACGGAAATCACTGCCAATGCCATCTGGCGGGATCCCCCTGCCGATACAGATCACCTCTCGCCGGATCTTCAGGATTCCCATCTGTGGGCACTTCTGGCATCAGAGCCGGCAGCGGTTCTGATCACGGGGGATCATCTGCTTATTGAAAAACCCAGACCCCGAAGATCAGTCATATCTCCGGCAGCCTGGCTGGCCCATTTTGCCGGCCGACCCCCGGATTCGGGCGGGGCATAA